From a single Chlamydia ibidis 10-1398/6 genomic region:
- a CDS encoding Ulp1 family isopeptidase has product MASFLISESAPGFSKNLLTIPTSKWLNEINQSNMSGSKSFTQANFLDKISRVLLAIFCILVTLGLILIFLPVRKLLDLDIYADDSIVISNQFASLYQLPHKYIPNQYHITGWDTDDLISFGNFIKKIHPKLSSLSFSKIISIYNAESITHGDLLVEKNKTEHSVTDNISEDSVSQTKNFVLAYPLWHHPLATSPEDMWCKMREHALFQHIGLSHWTLLIVNTELREVVFFDSLANYINNSVLDPMLSDIAKVSGQMYPLENQTQDFTIKKAAATPLQQDGTSCGIWVAWYLDKYLSNPEFSLSNLDANRAQSLLHQFYKNTCSQLATAKLSSSSLSIQRET; this is encoded by the coding sequence ATGGCATCATTTCTCATCTCAGAATCTGCACCCGGATTCTCCAAAAATTTGCTTACCATCCCTACATCAAAGTGGTTAAACGAAATAAACCAGAGCAATATGTCGGGATCGAAATCTTTTACCCAAGCAAACTTCTTGGATAAAATATCGAGGGTACTATTAGCCATCTTTTGTATTTTGGTCACTCTTGGATTAATCCTTATTTTTCTACCTGTACGAAAATTACTAGACCTAGACATTTATGCAGATGACAGCATAGTTATTAGTAACCAGTTTGCATCCTTATATCAACTCCCGCACAAATATATCCCTAATCAATATCACATAACTGGATGGGATACTGATGATTTAATTTCGTTTGGTAATTTTATAAAGAAAATACATCCAAAATTATCTTCTTTATCATTCTCAAAAATAATATCTATATACAATGCAGAATCGATTACTCACGGCGACTTACTTGTAGAAAAAAATAAAACAGAACATTCAGTTACAGATAACATTTCAGAAGATTCTGTATCTCAGACTAAAAATTTTGTTTTAGCTTATCCTCTGTGGCATCATCCATTAGCAACTTCTCCTGAAGATATGTGGTGCAAAATGCGGGAGCACGCTTTGTTTCAACACATAGGGTTGTCACACTGGACATTGTTGATTGTTAACACGGAACTAAGAGAAGTAGTGTTCTTTGATAGCTTGGCTAATTATATTAACAATAGCGTATTGGACCCTATGCTGTCTGACATTGCTAAAGTTTCAGGGCAGATGTATCCCTTAGAAAATCAAACACAAGATTTTACTATTAAAAAGGCAGCTGCTACTCCTTTACAACAGGATGGAACATCCTGTGGTATCTGGGTTGCTTGGTATTTAGACAAATATTTGAGCAACCCAGAATTTTCTTTGAGTAATCTAGACGCTAATAGAGCTCAATCCCTATTACACCAATTTTATAAAAATACCTGTTCTCAACTTGCTACCGCTAAATTATCTTCCTCTTCTTTGAGTATTCAGCGAGAAACATAG